A region of Dioscorea cayenensis subsp. rotundata cultivar TDr96_F1 chromosome 5, TDr96_F1_v2_PseudoChromosome.rev07_lg8_w22 25.fasta, whole genome shotgun sequence DNA encodes the following proteins:
- the LOC120261338 gene encoding uncharacterized protein LOC120261338 → MKTTDCVLDGRRLTRREVREVRRILLRILESVLCSAAGAATGRIVGYMMKSKNSTTVESSQASKIERKLCQEVQEFEREPPFSTIENLKEDSEMELQKSITDSDKVFYFSNGDDPTVDAERALQESMAEAEKALHSSMSNAEESIQDSIHQVDENPCHHHFVILKKTWISLTHFLSHKVHDWLLERLQPLASAF, encoded by the exons ATGAAGACAACTGATTGCGTACTTGATGGACGGAG ACTTACGAGAAGAGAGGTTAGAGAGGTGCGGAGAATTCTTCTCCGCATTCTCGAGTCGGTCCTTTGTTCGGCTGCTGGTGCTGCAACAGGCCGGATAGTGGGATATATGATGAAGTCTAAGAATTCCACAACTGTGGAATCATCTCAGGCATCCAAAATTGAAAGAAAGCTGTGCCAAGAAGTACAAGAATTTGAAAGAGAACCTCCATTTTCCACTATCGAAAACCTTAAGGAAGATTCTGAGATGGAGCTGCAAAAATCAATTACTGATTCTGATAAAGTGTTTTACTTCTCTAATGGCGATGACCCTACAGTTGATGCTGAACGAGCTCTCCAAGAATCAATGGCCGAAGCTGAAAAGGCCCTCCACAGCTCAATGAGTAACGCTGAAGAGAGTATACAGGACTCGATCCACCAGGTGGATGAAAATCCTTGTCATCATCATTTTGTGATATTAAAGAAGACGTGGATATCTCTGACCCATTTTCTGAGCCATAAG GTTCATGATTGGCTGTTAGAGCGCCTGCAGCCATTGGCGTCTGCATTTTAA